CCTCCAGGATCGGCCACAGCCTTCGTCGTGCCGTCAGCCATCCGCTTGCGGATTGCAGGAAGTCCGTCGCGCCAATCACTGGCGGACACTGGGACTGGCGCATAGAACACCAATTCTTCGCCGATCAGTCGGGACGCGTAATTACGCGACGAGTAGTAGTCTGACGAGCCAATATAGTGCGTGTCCCGGTAGCTCAATGAGCCATCCTCAGCCATGGTAAACCGGCTGATTTCGGTGCCATCCTCTCCATAAGAATAACCGATTGACAGGATCGTGCTTCCAGTCACCAACAGCTCGTCATACCAAGTATCATCAGGGTTTCTGTCACCGGGCGGGAACACGTCGATCGCATCAACGGGATCGAGGTTCTTATCGCCATGGCGAATGGTGAAGATGCGTCCACGACGCAAAACGATCAGATAGTCGCCGCTGGCTTTGACGATCCCGCCTTCGTCAACGCCAATTTCCTGCACATTGGTGATCGTAGGGGCGGCAGGAATCATCGTAGCTGTGACGATAATCTCTTGTTCGTAGTCGGGGTCCTTGTCGGCCTCGCGCCGCGCATCTTCTTTCTTCAATTCGGCAAAATACCGGTCAACCTGCGCGTCGCTGGTGAACATCGGCACGCCGCTATCCGGACCTGCAGATTGTGGCAGAGTTGCGCAGCCCCCCAGCAGTATAGCAGAGACCAGAACAGCGAAGATTATGCGCATCGAAGTTCCCTCTCCAAGCAAGCCACCGCCAGACTATGCGGATTGGGCCCAAAGGGAAAGCGCCCCGAGCGATGACGTCACACGCGCTTCGCGAGAGCTTCGATATCGTCCATTGTCAAAAGGCTGATTGCCTGGGCTTCCTTGTCTATCCTGCCGACCATCGGGCCCAGGACCTTGCCGCCCAATTCCACGAATTGCTCGATCCCCGATGCACGCATGGCCTGCACGCTTTCACGCCAGCGCACACGCCCTGTCACCTGTTGCACCAGCAAATCGCGTTCTTCGCCAGGGTCAGTCACCTGCGCTGCCGTGACATTGGCGTAAACTGGCAAGGTGAAGCTGCCGGGGGCTGTCTCTTCCAGCGCCTCGGCCATTGCATCGGCGGCCGGTTGCATCAACGAGCAGTGGAAAGGCGCAGAAACCGGCAAAGGTATGCCGCGCTTGATCCCGTGTTCTTTCACCAACGCAACAGCACGTTCGATCGCGCCCTTGTGGCCGGAGATCACAACCTGGGTCGGGTCGTTGTCGTTGGCGATATCACACACTTCGCCTTCAGCTGCCGCTGCTGCCAGCGCGGTTGCCTTCTCGATATCGGCGCCAAGAAGAGCCGCCATGGCCCCTTCACCCACTGGCACAGCCGCCTGCATCGCTTGCCCGCGCAGCTTGAGCAGCCTTGCCGTATCGGCAAGCGAGAATGCCCCCACCGCGCACAGGGCGGTATATTCGCCCAGCGAGTGACCGGCGACGCAATCGCCCTTATCTGTCAGCGAGACCCCGAAATCCTGCTCCAGCACGCGCAGGGTGGCGATGGCGTTCGCCATGATGGCGGGTTGTGCATTCTCGGTCAGCGTCAGGTCCGCCTCCGGCCCGTCCCGCATGATGCTGCTCAAAGTCTGGCTCAGTGCGTCATCGACTTCCTCGAATACCGCGCGAGCGGCGGTGCTGGCATCGGCCAGTTCGGCACCCATGCCGACCTTCTGGCTGCCCTGCCCGGGAAAGATAAATGCGCGCATTGGTAATCTCCTGTCTTGCAGGTGCGATTATGAGGCCTGCGGCGGACTCGCAACCCCGAACGGAACGACATGGTTATCTACCGTGTGGCCGACCTTCGCCCGCCCCAGATAGGGAATGCCGGCCCGGTCACACCAGAATTTGGCGATCTCCTCCGGTGTCTGACCGAATTCGCGATCATTCTCAGGTACGGCTGTTACCGCCCCCAGCCGGAGGCCAGCGATGCGTGGCAAAGTATTGGCAAGGCTGAAGAACAGGCGGTCGATTGCATAGAGATGTTCGCTCACCTCTTCGACCATCACGATATGGCCAGAAAGATCGGGCAGCAGCGGGGTATCAACCAGCATTGCCAGCGTAATGAGATTGAAAGCCACGGTCGGCGTCTTGCCATCAATCGACGGCTCCACCCCACCGGCATCCCCCGAAAACCAATTAAGCACGCGGCGCAGCGCGACCTTGCCCCTTTCACTGCGCGCGCTCACCGGCATAGACCCGTGAACGGGCTGCCCAATTCCGTGGCGATAGAGAGCTGCGAGCATGTAGCCCATGTCCGAATAGCCGACATAGGTCTTCTCTCGGGCAGCGTCATTCATACGCGCTACCGCCGCTTCGGCGATGCGATTGGAGCCATAGCCGCCCTTGGCAAACCACACCGCGTCATACTCCGGATGGTTCGCGCATTCGACCAAGGCATCCAGCCTCGTCAGATCATCGCCTGCGTAATGGGCGTGTCGAGCGAAGCATTGGTCGTGAAACCAGACCGAATGCTGGGGATATTCTGCTGCGACAAATTCTTCCATGGCAGCTGCATGGTCGCGGGTAATGGCGGTGGCCGGTGCACAGATAGCGATGCGGGTCATGACACCGGTCTAGCACCCGCTTCACAAATCGCCACTCCCCGCGTAGGCGCGTCCACATGAGCGAATTGCCTGACCCCACTGCCGACCTGACTGCACGCCCTTGGTTCTTTTGCGGGATTGGCGGGTCTGGAATGCAGCCCCTCGCCGCCATTCTGAAAGGCCGCGGCGCACAGGTGGCCGGATCGGACCGAAGCTTTGACCAAGGCAGAACGCCGGAGAAGTTTGCAGCACTGGAGCGGCAGGGCTTCCAGCTTTTCCCCCAGGACGGCAGCGGCATCACCATGCCGGAACAAGTCCTGGTGGCCAGTGCAGCTGTAGAAGA
This is a stretch of genomic DNA from Parerythrobacter jejuensis. It encodes these proteins:
- a CDS encoding LD-carboxypeptidase produces the protein MTRIAICAPATAITRDHAAAMEEFVAAEYPQHSVWFHDQCFARHAHYAGDDLTRLDALVECANHPEYDAVWFAKGGYGSNRIAEAAVARMNDAAREKTYVGYSDMGYMLAALYRHGIGQPVHGSMPVSARSERGKVALRRVLNWFSGDAGGVEPSIDGKTPTVAFNLITLAMLVDTPLLPDLSGHIVMVEEVSEHLYAIDRLFFSLANTLPRIAGLRLGAVTAVPENDREFGQTPEEIAKFWCDRAGIPYLGRAKVGHTVDNHVVPFGVASPPQAS
- the fabD gene encoding ACP S-malonyltransferase, yielding MRAFIFPGQGSQKVGMGAELADASTAARAVFEEVDDALSQTLSSIMRDGPEADLTLTENAQPAIMANAIATLRVLEQDFGVSLTDKGDCVAGHSLGEYTALCAVGAFSLADTARLLKLRGQAMQAAVPVGEGAMAALLGADIEKATALAAAAAEGEVCDIANDNDPTQVVISGHKGAIERAVALVKEHGIKRGIPLPVSAPFHCSLMQPAADAMAEALEETAPGSFTLPVYANVTAAQVTDPGEERDLLVQQVTGRVRWRESVQAMRASGIEQFVELGGKVLGPMVGRIDKEAQAISLLTMDDIEALAKRV